One Tenebrio molitor chromosome 2, icTenMoli1.1, whole genome shotgun sequence genomic region harbors:
- the Rfk gene encoding putative riboflavin kinase isoform X2 produces the protein MQTAFVATMNCTFLQEITRKVDLPPLRKLVRRRVHMTFHKGLPHFAKGEVIKGFGRGSKELGIPTANYDVDVVNKLPDEVQPGIYFGFANVDNGCVHKMVMSVGWNPFYNNTKKSMETYVMHKFDSDFYGKTLKVVMLGYLRPEKNFASVDELIKAINGDVADAEIKLEADEFARFKNHPFFSE, from the exons ATGCAAACCGCATTCGTGGCAACAATGAACTGCACTTTTCTCCAGgaaattactagaaaa GTTGATCTGCCGCCATTGCGCAAACTCGTCCGGAGGCGTGTCCACATGACGTTCCACAAAGGGTTACCGCACTTCGCCAAAGGCGAAGTCATCAAGGGCTTCGGCAGAGGGTCCAAGGAATTGGGAATACCGACGGCGAATTACGACGTCGATGTTGTCAATAAGCTGCCGGACGAGGTGCAGCCCGGAATATATTTCGGGTTCGCCAACGTCGACAACGGGTGCGTCCACAAGATGGTGATGAGTGTCGGATGGAATCCGTTCTACAACAATACGAAGAAGTCGATGGAGACCTACGTCATGCACAAGTTCGACAGCGATTTCTACGGGAAGACGCTCAAGGTTGTGATGCTGGGGTATCTCAGGCCGGAGAAAAATTTTGCCAGTGTGGATGAGTTGATAAAAGCTATCAACGGTGACGTCGCAGACGCTGAGATAAAGTTGGAGGCCGACGAGTTTGCCAGATTTAAAAATCATCCGTTTTTTTCGGAATAA
- the Rfk gene encoding putative riboflavin kinase isoform X3: protein MTFHKGLPHFAKGEVIKGFGRGSKELGIPTANYDVDVVNKLPDEVQPGIYFGFANVDNGCVHKMVMSVGWNPFYNNTKKSMETYVMHKFDSDFYGKTLKVVMLGYLRPEKNFASVDELIKAINGDVADAEIKLEADEFARFKNHPFFSE from the coding sequence ATGACGTTCCACAAAGGGTTACCGCACTTCGCCAAAGGCGAAGTCATCAAGGGCTTCGGCAGAGGGTCCAAGGAATTGGGAATACCGACGGCGAATTACGACGTCGATGTTGTCAATAAGCTGCCGGACGAGGTGCAGCCCGGAATATATTTCGGGTTCGCCAACGTCGACAACGGGTGCGTCCACAAGATGGTGATGAGTGTCGGATGGAATCCGTTCTACAACAATACGAAGAAGTCGATGGAGACCTACGTCATGCACAAGTTCGACAGCGATTTCTACGGGAAGACGCTCAAGGTTGTGATGCTGGGGTATCTCAGGCCGGAGAAAAATTTTGCCAGTGTGGATGAGTTGATAAAAGCTATCAACGGTGACGTCGCAGACGCTGAGATAAAGTTGGAGGCCGACGAGTTTGCCAGATTTAAAAATCATCCGTTTTTTTCGGAATAA
- the Rfk gene encoding putative riboflavin kinase isoform X1, producing MQTAFVATMNCTFLQEITRKVRYSIKHHQSVDLPPLRKLVRRRVHMTFHKGLPHFAKGEVIKGFGRGSKELGIPTANYDVDVVNKLPDEVQPGIYFGFANVDNGCVHKMVMSVGWNPFYNNTKKSMETYVMHKFDSDFYGKTLKVVMLGYLRPEKNFASVDELIKAINGDVADAEIKLEADEFARFKNHPFFSE from the exons ATGCAAACCGCATTCGTGGCAACAATGAACTGCACTTTTCTCCAGgaaattactagaaaagtgcGTTATTCAATCAAACATCATCAGTCG GTTGATCTGCCGCCATTGCGCAAACTCGTCCGGAGGCGTGTCCACATGACGTTCCACAAAGGGTTACCGCACTTCGCCAAAGGCGAAGTCATCAAGGGCTTCGGCAGAGGGTCCAAGGAATTGGGAATACCGACGGCGAATTACGACGTCGATGTTGTCAATAAGCTGCCGGACGAGGTGCAGCCCGGAATATATTTCGGGTTCGCCAACGTCGACAACGGGTGCGTCCACAAGATGGTGATGAGTGTCGGATGGAATCCGTTCTACAACAATACGAAGAAGTCGATGGAGACCTACGTCATGCACAAGTTCGACAGCGATTTCTACGGGAAGACGCTCAAGGTTGTGATGCTGGGGTATCTCAGGCCGGAGAAAAATTTTGCCAGTGTGGATGAGTTGATAAAAGCTATCAACGGTGACGTCGCAGACGCTGAGATAAAGTTGGAGGCCGACGAGTTTGCCAGATTTAAAAATCATCCGTTTTTTTCGGAATAA
- the mRpL45 gene encoding large ribosomal subunit protein mL45, with amino-acid sequence MALRLTSFVGLRLFQDSTPMLVIPSSDRFVRYRRTKHWDPKWKSLRGQKVMKVELPNFRESFEDLSEEEMRSRLKEQGLLPPRPWTEKPFFLSSTGGIFEPYVPPEGDGKISPIHVQGAKQKLQYLEKKSKTMMAIRKIKSFEEDFDTATFCKHAEDIYIKMHDCIAKKDLENITDYVTERAYPEVIHNIEYKTIHWKYIKNIELPSIVHARCTDVITKENIFGQTTVRFHTQQMLAVYDRFGRLMHGSEIIGKDVLEYVVFEKHLANEYGRWRIHGKIIPDWLPPKEPSPITYVRPVETATPPETAVTETSKIPEKEVSKESNS; translated from the exons ATGGCTCTCAGGCTTACAAGTTTCGTGGGACTTCGCCTCTTTCAA GACAGCACCCCCATGTTAGTGATTCCGTCAAGCGACCGGTTTGTACGCTACAGAAGGACCAAACACTGGGACCCCAAATGGAAGTCGCTCCGCGGGCAGAAAGTCATGAAAGTAGAGCTGCCAAACTTCCGCGAAAGTTTTGAAGATCTGTCTGAAGAGGAGATGCGTTCTCGATTAAAGGAACAAGGTCTGCTGCCCCCACGACCCTGGACCGAGAAGCCATTTTTCCTCAGCTCCACGGGCGGGATTTTTGAGCCGTACGTGCCGCCAGAAGGTGACGGCAAAATATCGCCGATTCACGTGCAAGGTGCCAAACAAAAGCTGCAGTATTTGGAGAAGAAGTCAAAAACGATGATGGCAATCCGCAAAATTAAGTCGTTCGAAGAGGATTTCGACACCGCAACGTTTTGCAAACACGCCGAAGATATTTACATAAAGATGCACGATTGTATAGCGAAGAAAGATTTGGAAAATATCACGGATTATGTTACCGAACGAGCGTACCCTGAAGTAATTCACAACATCGAGTATAAGACGATTCACTggaaatatattaaaaatatagaGTTGCCCAGTATTGTGCATGCGCGGTGCACGGACGTaattacaaaagaaaatatcTTTGGACAAACAACTGTCAGGTTTCACACTCAACAA ATGCTTGCAGTTTATGACAGGTTTGGAAGGCTGATGCACGGCAGCGAAATCATAGGCAAAGACGTTTTGGAGTATGTAGTTTTTGAAAAGCACTTGGCCAACGAATACGGTAGATGGAGAATCCACGGGAAAATAATCCCAGATTGGTTGCCCCCCAAAGAACCGTCGCCCATAACATACGTTAGGCCTGTCGAGACGGCAACCCCTCCCGAGACTGCCGTCACTGAAACGTCAAAAATCCCAGAAAAGGAAGTCTCGAAAGAAAGTAACTCTTAA